One stretch of Castor canadensis chromosome 14, mCasCan1.hap1v2, whole genome shotgun sequence DNA includes these proteins:
- the LOC109683226 gene encoding olfactory receptor 7E24-like has product MGLSNDPELQPLLFGLFLPMYLITVLGKLLIILIVCLDSHLHTPMYYFLSNLSLADICFISTTVPKMIVDIQIDSRTITYEGCLTQMSFYMLFGSMDDMLLTVMAYDRFVAICHPLYYSVIMNHHLCGFLLLVSFLFSILDAQLHYLFALHFPYFKDVEISNFFCDPSHLLNLVCSDNSSSIAKYFTGVVFGFVPISGILFSYYKIISSILKIASSGGRFKALSTCGSHLLVVCLFYGASIGMYLGSVLSEYPRNVLVASITYTVVTPMLNPFIYSLRNRDIKSALSRIHVKTIKS; this is encoded by the coding sequence ATGGGTCTTTCAAATGATCCAGAACTGCAGCCATTACTTTTTGGACTATTCCTGCCCATGTACTTGATCACCGTGCTTGGGAAACTACTCATTATCCTGATTGTCTGCTTAgactcccacctccacacccccatgtactatttcctctccaacctgtccttggctgacatctgtttcatctctaccacagTCCCAAAGATGATTGTGGACATCCAAATTGACAGTAGGACCATCACCTATGAAGGCTGCCTGACACAGATGTCATTTTATATGCTGTTTGGAAGTATGGATGATATGCTTCTAACTGTGATGGCTTATGACAgatttgtggccatctgtcaccccctATATTACTCTGTCATTATGAACCATCACTTATGTGGATTCTTACTTTTAGTGTCTTTTTTGTTTAGCATTTTGGATGCCCAGCTGCACTATTTGTTTGCCTTACATTTTCCCTACTTCAAAGATgtggaaatttctaattttttctgtgACCCTTCTCATCTCCTAAATCTTGTTTGTTCTGACAACTCCAGTAGCATTGCCAAGTATTTTACTGGTGTTGTATTTGGTTTTGTTCCTATCTCAGGGATACTTTtctcttattataaaattatttcctctatTCTAAAAATTGCATCATCAGGTGGGAGGTTTAAAGCCCTTTCCACATGTGGTTCTCACCTGttagttgtttgtttattttatgggGCAAGTATTGGTATGTACCTTGGATCAGTTTTATCAGAATATCCTAGAAATGTTTTGGTGGCCTCAATCACTTACACTGTGGTCACCCCTATGTTGAATCCCTTTATCTACAGTCTGAGGAACAGGGACATTAAAAGTGCTCTTAGCAGAATCCATGTGAAAACCATCAAATCTTAG